A DNA window from Luteolibacter luteus contains the following coding sequences:
- the recA gene encoding recombinase RecA, whose amino-acid sequence MAKTTEDPSDKLADARKRNLDLAISSIQKEFGEAAIMRMGDGHRVDVDVIPTGNLLIDRALGVGGFPRGRIIEVFGPESSGKTTLTLTAIAQAQKKGGLAAFIDVEHALDPQYAKMLGVNLDDLLVSQPSSGEEALQICEALVRSNAIDVIVLDSVAALVTKQELDGEIGDSTVGAQARLMSAAMRKLTSFISKARTVCIFTNQIREKIGVMFGNPETTPGGRALKFFASVRIDIRRIGQIKATDGSVQGSRTKIKVVKNKVAPPFAECEFDIMYNEGISSVGSLLDLALEMDLIQKRGSWFAYNGTQLAQGRDAAKEALKTDEALYTELSEKVREKLDAKKGK is encoded by the coding sequence ATGGCTAAAACGACTGAAGATCCCTCTGACAAGCTTGCCGACGCCCGCAAACGCAACCTCGATCTCGCTATCTCCAGCATCCAGAAGGAGTTTGGCGAAGCCGCCATCATGCGGATGGGCGATGGTCACCGGGTCGATGTCGATGTCATCCCCACCGGAAACCTGCTGATTGATCGCGCCTTGGGCGTGGGTGGCTTCCCCCGTGGCCGTATCATCGAGGTGTTCGGTCCGGAATCCTCCGGTAAGACGACTTTGACTCTCACGGCAATCGCTCAGGCCCAGAAGAAAGGTGGCCTTGCCGCCTTCATCGACGTGGAGCACGCACTGGATCCGCAGTATGCGAAGATGCTCGGCGTGAATCTGGACGACCTTCTGGTCTCGCAGCCTTCCTCCGGTGAAGAAGCCCTGCAAATCTGCGAGGCATTGGTCCGCTCGAACGCCATCGACGTGATCGTTCTGGACTCGGTGGCCGCGCTGGTGACCAAGCAGGAACTCGATGGCGAAATCGGCGACTCCACGGTGGGTGCCCAAGCCCGCCTGATGAGCGCCGCGATGCGCAAGCTGACCAGCTTCATCTCGAAGGCCCGCACGGTCTGCATTTTCACCAACCAGATCCGCGAGAAGATCGGCGTGATGTTCGGCAATCCGGAAACCACCCCGGGCGGCCGCGCGCTGAAATTCTTCGCCTCCGTCCGCATCGACATCCGGCGCATCGGCCAGATCAAGGCCACGGATGGTTCCGTGCAGGGCAGCCGCACGAAGATCAAGGTGGTGAAGAACAAGGTGGCCCCGCCCTTCGCGGAGTGCGAGTTCGACATCATGTATAACGAGGGAATTTCCTCGGTGGGCTCCTTGCTCGATCTCGCGCTGGAGATGGACCTGATCCAGAAGCGCGGTTCCTGGTTCGCCTACAATGGCACGCAGCTCGCCCAAGGACGGGATGCGGCGAAGGAAGCGCTCAAGACCGATGAGGCGCTCTACACCGAACTCTCCGAGAAGGTGCGCGAGAAGCTCGATGCCAAGAAGGGCAAGTAA
- a CDS encoding LamG-like jellyroll fold domain-containing protein → MNPISDFSHPLRHRAAIFLPNGAAAALAIFVVAGPAQAADVTLGTTNGIGTSSFESATSWSNAAAPSAGNAYLVPSGLTLRTPADSAVDHTFAGDSLKLTSASLVYKGGTNNNVISVNNLTLDASLVNNASNTSTAFTLGGSINIAGTGTSTIFSNNATITVTAPISGNSGTLLLQTNTTTGRQVILTAANTYTGNIQVTGNSGAVLTSSGKLAFAMNSSAGAYNSITGAAPFEFSGVFTIDLTGAGTNPGDSHQLVNTATIAENFTATFAVEGWTKIGDVWVSPNGNYQFIPSSGVLVRVEPDVDLDGLPDAWEIEYFGSISAHDGDDDPDGDFSSNLAEYNAFTEPDDPASFPDSDFDGLPDGWETFYFTNLTQGPLGDPDGDFSSNEAEYAALTDPTTRVSFPDADADLVGDDWEIRHFGSIAACDPEADPDGDLFTNRQEFDSATNPKIQVSSPDYDLPLDGLPDGWEVKYFRAGNESLEQTILHTDGMLDSDGDGSTDAVEYHAGTNPKDSSSYPGGTAAYWRFEEKTTGLIEYPQVATAVKDVTNNGNDMMTWADYTAPSHITTVLDDVVTNTGAMNGSSLVFTEVDGNRYTSDNIYTSGTAPINAAIFNALTVEASFRPTRVGRGQGIIGKSGNPTGMAAPYQAPFTLKLNAENHVVAGLIDGSSTAREVISVRTVSADSWYSAAVTVSPTQLSLWLKAPGDTNYVLESSLAISGAWYPTEFNRVWVIGQTEYDPAENGGFGGYYSFNGEIDEVRISPTVLGNGKFLANVASGIEDPDSDGDAMGDAWELEYFGSLGQTAAGDFDGDGTTNIVEYLTGLSPVSGSSRFAGTVSGNTITWPAKAGVSFTVQRSATMADEASWADVATVVATGTTATWTDLVPPSGKAFYRIVLPTP, encoded by the coding sequence ATGAATCCGATAAGCGACTTCTCTCATCCCCTGCGGCATCGAGCTGCGATCTTTCTGCCAAATGGTGCTGCGGCAGCCTTGGCGATTTTCGTCGTGGCAGGCCCCGCGCAAGCAGCCGACGTGACTCTCGGCACTACCAACGGCATCGGCACGAGTTCCTTTGAGTCGGCCACCTCATGGTCAAATGCCGCCGCGCCCTCTGCGGGGAATGCCTACCTCGTCCCTTCCGGGCTGACCCTTCGGACCCCTGCCGATAGCGCGGTCGATCACACCTTTGCCGGTGATTCGCTCAAGCTCACCAGTGCGAGCCTCGTCTACAAGGGCGGCACGAACAACAACGTCATCAGCGTGAATAACCTCACCTTGGATGCTTCCTTGGTGAACAATGCGAGCAACACCTCCACGGCCTTCACGCTTGGCGGTTCGATCAACATCGCGGGCACCGGCACTTCGACCATTTTCTCGAACAATGCCACTATCACGGTGACCGCTCCAATCTCCGGCAACAGCGGGACCCTGCTGCTGCAAACCAATACCACCACCGGTCGCCAGGTCATCCTTACCGCCGCAAACACTTACACCGGTAATATCCAAGTCACCGGCAACAGCGGAGCGGTGCTCACTTCCTCCGGCAAGCTTGCCTTCGCGATGAATAGTTCGGCCGGTGCCTATAACAGCATCACGGGCGCGGCCCCCTTCGAATTCAGCGGCGTCTTCACCATCGATCTCACCGGTGCTGGCACCAACCCGGGTGATAGCCACCAACTCGTGAATACCGCAACGATCGCGGAGAACTTCACCGCCACCTTCGCGGTGGAGGGCTGGACGAAGATCGGAGACGTCTGGGTTTCTCCGAATGGAAATTATCAGTTCATTCCTTCCTCTGGCGTGCTGGTACGCGTTGAGCCGGATGTCGATCTCGACGGCCTCCCGGATGCATGGGAAATCGAGTACTTCGGTTCGATCTCCGCTCACGATGGCGATGACGATCCGGATGGCGATTTCTCTTCGAATCTTGCGGAGTACAACGCCTTCACCGAGCCGGATGATCCCGCTTCCTTTCCGGACAGCGACTTCGACGGCCTCCCAGATGGATGGGAAACCTTCTATTTCACGAATCTCACCCAAGGCCCCCTCGGCGATCCGGATGGCGACTTCAGCAGCAATGAAGCGGAGTATGCGGCTCTAACCGACCCTACCACTCGCGTGAGCTTCCCGGATGCGGATGCCGATCTTGTTGGTGACGATTGGGAGATCCGCCATTTCGGCTCGATTGCGGCCTGTGATCCGGAAGCCGACCCTGATGGAGACTTGTTCACGAACCGGCAGGAGTTTGACTCCGCCACGAATCCGAAGATCCAGGTTTCCTCGCCTGACTACGACCTGCCGCTCGATGGACTGCCGGATGGCTGGGAGGTGAAATATTTCCGAGCCGGCAACGAGTCGTTGGAGCAGACCATCCTACATACCGATGGCATGCTGGATAGCGATGGCGACGGCAGCACGGATGCTGTCGAGTATCACGCCGGCACGAACCCCAAGGATAGCAGCTCCTATCCGGGTGGCACCGCCGCCTACTGGCGCTTCGAAGAGAAGACAACCGGCCTCATCGAATATCCGCAGGTGGCAACTGCCGTGAAGGACGTGACCAATAACGGCAACGACATGATGACTTGGGCGGACTACACCGCACCCAGCCACATTACGACGGTCCTGGATGATGTGGTGACCAATACGGGAGCGATGAACGGTAGCTCGCTGGTATTCACCGAGGTCGATGGCAACCGCTACACCTCGGATAATATCTACACCTCCGGCACGGCTCCGATCAATGCGGCCATCTTCAATGCGCTGACCGTCGAAGCGAGCTTCCGCCCGACCCGCGTTGGTCGGGGCCAAGGGATTATTGGCAAAAGCGGCAACCCCACCGGCATGGCGGCTCCGTATCAGGCTCCCTTTACCTTGAAGCTGAATGCGGAGAATCACGTGGTAGCAGGTCTTATTGACGGCTCCTCCACCGCACGTGAAGTCATCAGCGTCCGCACGGTTTCCGCGGACTCCTGGTATTCCGCGGCGGTGACGGTCAGCCCCACCCAGCTCTCGCTCTGGCTGAAAGCTCCGGGTGATACAAACTACGTGCTGGAAAGCTCGCTGGCGATCAGTGGTGCGTGGTATCCCACCGAGTTCAATCGCGTCTGGGTTATCGGCCAGACCGAGTACGATCCTGCGGAGAATGGCGGCTTCGGTGGATATTATAGCTTCAACGGCGAAATCGACGAAGTCCGGATCAGTCCGACGGTTCTCGGCAATGGCAAGTTCCTCGCCAATGTCGCCTCCGGCATCGAAGACCCGGATTCTGATGGGGATGCCATGGGTGACGCCTGGGAGCTGGAATACTTCGGTTCCCTTGGCCAGACCGCAGCGGGCGACTTCGATGGCGACGGCACTACGAACATCGTGGAATACCTCACCGGCCTCTCGCCGGTCAGCGGCAGCTCTCGCTTCGCGGGAACGGTGAGTGGCAATACGATCACGTGGCCCGCGAAGGCCGGCGTCAGCTTCACCGTGCAACGAAGCGCCACGATGGCTGACGAAGCCTCTTGGGCGGATGTCGCCACGGTCGTCGCGACGGGAACGACCGCTACATGGACGGATCTCGTGCCGCCCTCCGGGAAGGCCTTCTACCGTATTGTGCTGCCAACACCGTAG
- the ruvX gene encoding Holliday junction resolvase RuvX encodes MDSSNQHPALGIDHGDARIGVAATDPLGILAHPVETIDTRKADAIERIAVLASQRHVKTLVLGLPVRIDGTEGTSAEKVRAFGKKLSSRLPDLPLIYVDEAYTTMDAAAKLREAGRKAKQQKQIIDQAAAVQILELWMGEV; translated from the coding sequence GTGGACAGCAGCAACCAACATCCGGCACTCGGGATCGATCACGGCGATGCACGCATTGGCGTGGCGGCGACGGATCCGTTGGGAATCCTCGCGCATCCCGTGGAGACCATTGATACCCGCAAGGCGGATGCCATCGAGCGAATCGCGGTTCTGGCTTCACAACGCCACGTCAAGACGCTGGTTCTCGGCTTGCCGGTCCGCATTGATGGCACGGAAGGAACATCGGCGGAAAAGGTGAGGGCCTTTGGCAAGAAGTTGTCCTCGCGTCTGCCGGACTTGCCGCTGATCTATGTCGATGAAGCTTACACGACCATGGACGCCGCGGCAAAGCTTCGCGAGGCAGGACGTAAGGCCAAGCAGCAGAAGCAAATCATCGATCAAGCTGCAGCCGTTCAGATCTTGGAACTGTGGATGGGCGAGGTCTAG
- a CDS encoding substrate-binding domain-containing protein gives MNRTRFLCSLAVLCTIPLLPSCKKSEEAGAGGKKLTIALLPKSKGNQYFVACEKGARAAAKDLGAEMLFDGPTNSDPAKQNEIVENWISLGVDVIAAACENKDGLSTALRKAQDAGIKVVTYDADAQPDARSFFVNQATEKGIGDALLDNAAQLIGSEGEYAIITANLTAANQNAWIAAIKARQAEKYPNLKLVDIKPCDDLKDKAQQETTNLLSAHPNLKAVISVCSPGVPGAAEAVKQAGKTGAVKVVGLGLPSENKAYVKEGVTQAVILWKVEDLGYLAIKAGAALANGSLKPGATEFKDDKLGTFKIEGDNILLGTPFAFTKENIDQFDF, from the coding sequence GTGAATCGCACGCGCTTCCTTTGCTCGCTCGCCGTCCTCTGCACGATCCCCCTTCTGCCTTCCTGCAAAAAATCGGAGGAGGCCGGTGCCGGCGGCAAAAAACTGACCATCGCCTTGCTGCCGAAGAGCAAGGGTAACCAATACTTCGTCGCCTGTGAAAAAGGCGCCCGCGCCGCGGCCAAGGACCTCGGTGCCGAAATGCTTTTCGACGGCCCGACCAACTCCGACCCGGCGAAGCAGAATGAGATCGTCGAGAACTGGATCTCCCTCGGAGTGGATGTGATCGCCGCCGCCTGTGAAAACAAGGACGGCCTCTCCACCGCGCTCCGCAAGGCGCAGGACGCTGGCATCAAGGTCGTCACCTACGACGCGGATGCCCAGCCGGACGCCCGCTCTTTCTTCGTGAACCAAGCCACGGAAAAGGGCATCGGCGATGCCTTGCTCGACAACGCCGCCCAGCTCATTGGCAGCGAAGGCGAATACGCCATCATCACCGCGAACCTCACCGCCGCGAACCAGAATGCTTGGATCGCCGCCATCAAGGCCCGCCAAGCCGAGAAGTACCCGAACCTGAAGCTGGTGGACATCAAGCCCTGCGATGACCTGAAGGACAAGGCGCAGCAGGAAACCACCAATCTCCTCAGCGCGCATCCCAACCTGAAAGCCGTCATTTCCGTCTGCTCGCCCGGCGTTCCTGGCGCGGCGGAAGCGGTGAAGCAGGCCGGCAAGACCGGTGCGGTTAAGGTCGTCGGCCTTGGCCTGCCCAGCGAGAACAAGGCCTATGTGAAGGAAGGGGTCACCCAGGCCGTCATCCTTTGGAAGGTGGAAGACCTCGGCTACCTCGCCATCAAGGCCGGGGCTGCCCTTGCCAACGGCTCGCTGAAGCCTGGCGCCACCGAATTCAAGGACGACAAGCTCGGCACCTTCAAGATTGAGGGCGACAACATTCTCCTCGGGACGCCCTTCGCCTTCACGAAGGAGAACATCGACCAGTTCGATTTTTGA
- a CDS encoding ABC transporter permease, with translation MSDAKPISLKNILLRHEVVLLLVIALEIALFSAIGRRFLDGSNVSNIFRFSVETGLLALAMTPVILTGGIDLSVGSMMGLCAVSFGMLVNDAGLSPMLAGLISIFIGVVGGGLNALLIARMKLPPLIVTLGTFSLFRGLAEALTRGSKSYSGFDKSFLQLGNGNIAGIPTQVLIFVAVAIGIYLLVHHTTFGRSFRAIGYSPEGARYAGIPVQRNTGFVYILAGAISGLAAVILVARLGEARANAGIGYELLAITAVVLGGTSIFGGSGTVCGTLLGYIAVAILGNGLSRITDYQLFEKSISSNARELSGMLTGVLLIVALAVTPLARILATRRSRRQH, from the coding sequence ATGTCCGATGCGAAACCCATCTCCCTGAAGAACATCCTGCTGCGGCACGAAGTCGTGCTGCTGCTGGTGATCGCGCTCGAGATCGCCCTGTTCAGCGCCATCGGCCGCAGGTTCTTGGATGGCTCGAACGTTTCTAATATCTTCCGCTTCTCGGTGGAGACCGGTCTGCTGGCACTTGCCATGACCCCGGTCATCCTTACGGGGGGCATCGATCTGTCCGTGGGTTCGATGATGGGCCTCTGCGCCGTATCCTTCGGCATGCTGGTGAATGACGCGGGGCTTTCGCCGATGCTAGCGGGCCTGATCTCCATCTTCATCGGGGTCGTGGGCGGAGGATTGAATGCTCTCCTGATCGCGAGGATGAAACTTCCGCCGTTGATCGTGACCCTCGGCACCTTCTCGCTCTTCCGCGGCTTGGCGGAAGCGCTCACCCGGGGCTCGAAATCCTATTCCGGCTTCGACAAATCCTTCCTCCAGCTTGGCAATGGCAACATCGCCGGCATTCCGACCCAAGTGCTCATCTTCGTTGCGGTAGCCATCGGCATCTACCTGCTGGTCCATCACACCACCTTCGGTCGCTCCTTCCGTGCCATCGGCTACTCGCCGGAGGGCGCTCGTTATGCAGGCATCCCTGTGCAGCGGAATACCGGCTTTGTTTACATCCTCGCCGGTGCCATTTCCGGACTAGCCGCCGTGATTCTCGTCGCGCGTCTTGGCGAAGCCCGTGCGAATGCGGGGATCGGCTACGAACTCCTCGCCATCACCGCGGTGGTGCTGGGCGGCACCAGTATCTTCGGCGGCTCCGGCACCGTTTGCGGCACCCTGCTCGGCTACATCGCCGTGGCGATCTTGGGCAATGGCCTCAGCCGCATCACCGACTACCAGCTCTTCGAAAAATCGATCTCGAGCAATGCCCGCGAACTCTCCGGCATGCTCACGGGCGTGCTGCTGATCGTCGCTCTCGCCGTGACACCTCTCGCAAGAATCCTCGCCACGCGACGTTCACGGAGGCAGCATTAG
- a CDS encoding ABC transporter permease, whose amino-acid sequence MMRKYSRELTVAAALALLLSALAIFAPNFYELQPLLSRFTSQMPALVAAIGITLVIITRQIDISLGAQFSVCGVVAGIVAAAGMPLGVAVLAAVGTGIVLGAFNGLLVAWLGLPSIVVTLATMVTWNEALRLWQQGRLMPLPEGIQWFGMSQASGQGVVIGFSIMLLLFFAWGMRNLAAGRYVYATGTDAEAARLAGINPKLTTFAVFALMGALAGIAAVLNMVQSPQVQPNAGDGLELKVIAAAVVGGVAITGGRGNLWGVLLGLLLLANVNPALTHFHQPPYWERAIQGLVILLAVVADGLRRGKK is encoded by the coding sequence ATGATGCGGAAGTATTCGCGCGAGCTCACCGTGGCCGCAGCCCTCGCGCTGCTGCTGTCTGCCTTGGCGATCTTCGCGCCGAATTTCTACGAGCTCCAGCCGCTGCTCTCGCGCTTTACCTCGCAGATGCCCGCGCTGGTTGCGGCCATCGGTATCACGCTGGTGATCATCACCCGGCAGATCGATATTTCACTGGGTGCGCAGTTCAGCGTGTGCGGCGTGGTCGCGGGTATCGTCGCCGCGGCAGGGATGCCGCTCGGTGTCGCGGTGCTTGCCGCTGTTGGTACGGGAATCGTGCTGGGTGCTTTCAATGGACTGCTGGTCGCTTGGCTCGGCCTCCCGAGCATCGTGGTGACCCTTGCCACCATGGTGACTTGGAATGAAGCCCTGCGTCTTTGGCAGCAAGGACGCCTCATGCCACTGCCTGAGGGCATCCAGTGGTTCGGCATGAGCCAGGCCTCGGGCCAGGGCGTGGTCATCGGTTTCTCGATCATGCTGCTGCTGTTCTTTGCTTGGGGCATGAGAAATCTCGCTGCGGGCCGCTACGTTTACGCTACCGGGACGGATGCCGAAGCCGCGCGCCTCGCCGGGATCAATCCGAAGCTCACGACCTTCGCGGTCTTCGCTCTCATGGGCGCCCTCGCCGGGATCGCCGCCGTGCTGAATATGGTGCAATCACCCCAGGTGCAGCCGAATGCTGGCGATGGCCTCGAGCTGAAAGTCATCGCCGCAGCGGTGGTTGGCGGCGTCGCGATCACCGGTGGCCGCGGCAATCTCTGGGGTGTCCTGCTCGGCCTCCTCCTGCTCGCGAACGTCAATCCCGCCCTGACCCATTTCCATCAGCCGCCCTACTGGGAGCGTGCCATCCAAGGTCTCGTGATCCTTCTCGCCGTGGTGGCCGATGGCCTGCGGCGCGGCAAGAAATAG
- a CDS encoding sugar ABC transporter ATP-binding protein produces MKPLLQLSDVRKSFGAVRALKGVSFELMPGEVHALLGENGAGKSTLIKVITGAHSPDEGTLTIGKEQLRSLTPAHARALGIACIYQQPALFPDLTVAENIGLRLKKPAPFSFVKRAEQRAKAVELLKRVGADISPDAEVHELSMPEQQLVEIACALGSGAKVVIMDEPTASLTQKEQHLLFGVVKDLRASGVGVVYISHRLEEIFALADRVTVLRDGESVGTYPVKDLTDSAMIKLMVGREVATLYPPTEGGAGDVVLSLKNLGCTGSGVQSVNLDVRSGEIVGMAGLVGAGRTELARILFGITPADSGEIFLKGEKISISSSREAISHGIAYVPEDRRRHGVILEMPIAHNITMAVHPVLFPGTWLRKKRETEVAKDFIRDLGIKAYGPEAPGGSLSGGNQQKVSVSRWLATKPKLLILDEPTQGVDVGAKSEIHKIIRSLAKEGLAVLMISSDLPEVLGMSDRIAVMRGGTVTAVLPGGADAHEVMSAALGQSGKEVA; encoded by the coding sequence TTGAAACCTCTTCTCCAACTCTCCGATGTCCGGAAGTCCTTTGGCGCCGTGCGCGCGCTGAAAGGGGTTTCCTTCGAGTTGATGCCAGGTGAAGTCCACGCGCTGTTAGGTGAGAACGGTGCGGGCAAGTCCACCCTGATCAAGGTGATCACGGGCGCGCACTCGCCGGACGAAGGCACGCTGACCATCGGTAAGGAGCAATTGCGTTCCTTGACCCCTGCGCATGCCCGCGCGTTGGGCATCGCCTGCATCTATCAGCAGCCAGCCCTGTTCCCGGATCTCACGGTGGCGGAAAACATCGGGCTGCGCTTGAAGAAGCCCGCCCCGTTCTCTTTCGTGAAACGCGCGGAGCAACGCGCGAAGGCGGTCGAACTGCTGAAGCGCGTCGGAGCCGATATTTCTCCCGATGCCGAGGTGCACGAGCTGTCGATGCCGGAGCAGCAGCTTGTCGAAATCGCCTGCGCGCTGGGCTCCGGGGCCAAGGTCGTCATCATGGACGAGCCCACAGCCTCCCTCACACAGAAGGAGCAGCACTTGCTCTTCGGCGTGGTGAAGGACCTCCGGGCGAGCGGCGTGGGCGTGGTCTATATCTCGCACCGCTTGGAGGAGATCTTCGCCTTGGCTGATCGCGTGACCGTCCTCCGCGATGGCGAAAGCGTCGGCACCTATCCGGTAAAGGACCTGACGGACTCCGCGATGATCAAGCTGATGGTGGGCCGGGAGGTCGCCACACTCTATCCGCCGACCGAAGGCGGGGCGGGTGACGTCGTGCTTTCCCTGAAGAATCTCGGCTGCACCGGAAGCGGCGTGCAGAGCGTGAACCTTGACGTCCGCTCGGGCGAGATCGTCGGCATGGCCGGCCTCGTCGGCGCGGGCCGCACCGAACTTGCTCGCATCCTTTTCGGCATCACGCCTGCGGACTCCGGCGAGATCTTCCTGAAGGGCGAGAAGATCTCGATCTCCTCGTCCCGCGAAGCCATCTCGCACGGCATTGCCTACGTGCCGGAGGATCGCCGCCGTCACGGCGTGATCCTCGAAATGCCGATCGCGCACAATATCACGATGGCCGTGCACCCGGTGCTTTTCCCCGGCACCTGGCTGCGGAAAAAACGTGAGACCGAAGTTGCGAAGGACTTCATCCGCGATCTTGGCATCAAAGCCTACGGACCGGAAGCACCCGGCGGCAGCCTCAGCGGTGGAAACCAGCAGAAGGTCAGCGTCTCCCGCTGGCTGGCTACCAAGCCGAAGCTGCTGATTCTCGATGAACCCACGCAAGGCGTGGACGTCGGTGCGAAGAGCGAGATCCACAAGATCATCCGCTCGCTTGCAAAAGAAGGTCTCGCGGTCCTGATGATCTCCAGCGACCTGCCCGAAGTGCTCGGCATGAGCGATCGCATCGCAGTCATGCGTGGAGGTACGGTGACTGCCGTACTTCCGGGCGGGGCCGATGCCCATGAAGTGATGAGTGCCGCGCTCGGCCAGAGCGGAAAGGAGGTCGCATGA